In Propionicimonas paludicola, a single window of DNA contains:
- a CDS encoding RNA polymerase sigma factor, with product MTVETGRDAAFSDFVRSRSRRLGDLAWLITGNLADAEDAVQDALAGLYRRWAKLPSGDEFEAYVHRTLVNACLGVIRRRPRALSVADPALLASAPVGADPSVAVAASDQVWRLCQQLAPDQRAAVVLRFYGDLSYAEIATALGCREATARSHVNRALKRLRSRIEEGK from the coding sequence ATGACTGTCGAGACCGGCCGGGACGCCGCCTTCAGCGACTTCGTACGAAGTCGCAGCCGGCGCCTGGGGGACTTGGCCTGGCTGATCACCGGCAACCTCGCCGATGCCGAGGATGCCGTGCAGGACGCCCTGGCCGGGCTCTACCGGCGCTGGGCGAAGCTGCCCTCCGGAGATGAGTTCGAGGCGTACGTCCATCGCACGCTGGTGAACGCCTGCCTGGGTGTCATCCGGCGGCGACCGCGGGCGCTCAGTGTGGCCGACCCGGCGCTGCTGGCGTCGGCTCCGGTGGGCGCGGATCCGTCCGTGGCGGTGGCGGCCAGCGATCAGGTCTGGCGGTTGTGCCAGCAGTTGGCGCCCGACCAGCGGGCCGCGGTGGTGCTGCGCTTCTACGGCGACCTCAGCTATGCCGAGATCGCCACCGCGCTGGGCTGCCGGGAGGCGACCGCGCGATCCCACGTGAACCGGGCGCTGAAGAGGCTGCGCTCACGGATTGAGGAGGGGAAATGA
- a CDS encoding META domain-containing protein gives MNDLERTFREGLRQAVADRPGGVRVDIDEVIARASSPDFVPETRWTPPRWLAAAAAVLVVAGLGVTMVALRPSAGVPAVPSAPSPTASPSSWFDPSKLIGSRWSVIQLDGQPVAAKGNASEPSVTFTSETKALTNDGCNTGQRSYRFAPRGVLLDFSFAATGGQVTDGCDPALQKRFAKALDNTVQARLSADLLEFFGGNDEAVMRLVRADGTQTKPTPTPNPTNSVPGEIGVPSATPTPTEPPVATSSPTAGVHVRIYNDTGVTVRDVKLGFQDGLVIREGAMAPGTYSEYMGLKVAYRLASLEAKVDGHPYRITPIDYVGEQPLEPGNYTYRIRLTEGVMFLEFGQD, from the coding sequence ATGAACGACTTGGAGCGCACTTTCCGCGAGGGCCTGCGTCAGGCCGTGGCCGATCGTCCCGGCGGAGTCCGGGTCGACATCGACGAGGTGATCGCCCGGGCGTCGTCCCCCGACTTCGTCCCCGAGACTCGCTGGACGCCGCCGCGCTGGCTGGCTGCCGCGGCTGCGGTGCTGGTCGTCGCCGGGTTGGGCGTGACCATGGTGGCCTTGCGTCCCTCTGCAGGGGTGCCCGCCGTTCCGTCCGCCCCGTCGCCGACGGCGTCGCCGAGCAGCTGGTTCGATCCGAGCAAGCTCATCGGCAGCCGGTGGTCGGTCATCCAGCTGGACGGACAGCCCGTGGCGGCCAAGGGCAACGCCAGCGAGCCGAGTGTCACCTTCACGTCCGAGACGAAGGCCCTGACCAATGACGGCTGCAACACCGGCCAGCGCAGCTACCGGTTCGCACCGCGTGGCGTTCTTCTCGACTTCAGCTTCGCCGCCACCGGCGGACAGGTCACGGACGGCTGCGACCCCGCGCTGCAGAAGCGCTTCGCCAAGGCACTGGACAACACGGTTCAGGCTCGCCTCAGCGCGGATCTCCTGGAGTTCTTCGGCGGCAATGATGAAGCAGTGATGCGCCTCGTCCGGGCTGACGGGACGCAGACCAAGCCCACCCCCACCCCGAACCCGACCAACTCCGTCCCCGGGGAGATCGGTGTGCCGTCGGCAACCCCCACCCCAACCGAGCCGCCGGTGGCGACGTCGAGCCCGACCGCTGGGGTGCACGTCCGGATCTACAACGACACCGGCGTCACCGTGCGCGATGTGAAGCTCGGCTTCCAGGATGGACTCGTCATCAGGGAAGGCGCGATGGCCCCGGGCACCTACAGCGAGTACATGGGCCTCAAGGTGGCCTACCGCCTCGCCAGCCTGGAGGCGAAGGTTGACGGGCACCCCTATCGGATCACCCCGATCGACTACGTGGGCGAGCAGCCGCTCGAGCCGGGCAACTACACCTACCGGATCAGACTGACCGAGGGCGTCATGTTCCTCGAGTTCGGCCAGGACTGA
- a CDS encoding DNA-3-methyladenine glycosylase I, whose translation MGERCGWCGDDPLYVAYHDDEWGRPVHDSKALFAKLILDGFQAGLAWITILRKRDAFYAGFAGLDPDVIADWGEPDVVRLLGDAGIVRHRGKIEAAIGNARAWQQVEATYPGGFSALMWDAVGGVQIDREMVSPLDYVATDPRTDALSKQLKKLGFRFCGPTIVYAFAQAVGMFNDHLVTCPAHDEFLPA comes from the coding sequence ATGGGCGAGCGCTGCGGTTGGTGCGGGGATGATCCGCTGTACGTCGCCTATCACGACGACGAGTGGGGGCGCCCCGTCCATGACAGCAAGGCGCTGTTCGCCAAGTTGATCCTGGACGGCTTCCAGGCCGGCCTGGCCTGGATCACCATCCTGCGCAAGCGGGACGCCTTCTACGCCGGCTTCGCCGGACTCGATCCGGACGTGATCGCCGACTGGGGCGAGCCGGACGTGGTGCGCCTCCTCGGCGACGCTGGGATCGTCCGGCATCGCGGAAAGATCGAGGCAGCCATCGGCAATGCCCGGGCCTGGCAGCAGGTCGAGGCCACCTACCCGGGTGGTTTCTCTGCCCTGATGTGGGATGCGGTCGGCGGAGTCCAGATCGACCGGGAGATGGTCAGCCCGCTCGACTACGTGGCGACCGATCCGCGCACCGATGCGCTGTCCAAGCAGCTGAAGAAGCTCGGCTTCCGGTTCTGTGGGCCGACCATCGTCTACGCATTCGCCCAAGCCGTCGGAATGTTCAACGACCACCTGGTGACCTGCCCGGCGCACGACGAGTTCCTGCCCGCATGA
- a CDS encoding EamA family transporter gives MSLKLPTWLSPVWLVIGSIASVQLGAAFAKSLFPLAAPTAVAWLRMAVAAVIFWVIARPRVRGRSAAEWRVVLGYGLALATMNWSIYMAFSRIPIGLAVTIEFLGPLSLALFSSRRLRDVLWVLLAAIGVALLGVFPVSIDWIGVGFALLAGVAWAGYIVLGRGTGRSWEGITGVSMGSMVGAALFLVPGLIAGGADLLQPKVLLLGALVGLLSSVIPYGLEMVALRSIPSGVFGILMSLEPATAAAFALLVLGEQLSWVELVAMVCVVIASIGSTRSLASAPAPN, from the coding sequence ATGAGCCTGAAGCTCCCGACCTGGCTGAGCCCGGTGTGGCTGGTGATCGGCTCGATCGCGTCCGTCCAGCTGGGTGCGGCCTTCGCGAAGTCGCTGTTCCCGCTGGCCGCGCCGACCGCGGTCGCCTGGCTGCGGATGGCCGTGGCCGCCGTGATCTTCTGGGTGATCGCCCGTCCCCGGGTGCGCGGACGCAGCGCGGCCGAATGGCGAGTGGTGCTCGGCTACGGGCTGGCGCTGGCCACCATGAACTGGTCGATCTACATGGCCTTCTCGCGGATCCCGATCGGGCTGGCCGTGACCATCGAGTTCCTGGGCCCGCTGAGCCTGGCCTTGTTCAGCTCACGCCGGCTTCGCGATGTCTTGTGGGTGCTGCTGGCCGCGATCGGCGTGGCGCTGCTCGGCGTCTTCCCGGTCAGCATCGACTGGATCGGAGTCGGCTTCGCGCTGCTGGCCGGGGTGGCCTGGGCCGGCTACATCGTGCTCGGCCGGGGCACGGGACGCTCCTGGGAAGGCATCACCGGAGTCTCGATGGGCTCGATGGTCGGTGCGGCGCTCTTCCTGGTGCCGGGCCTGATCGCCGGTGGGGCCGACCTGCTGCAGCCCAAGGTACTGCTGCTGGGTGCCCTGGTCGGCCTGCTCAGCTCGGTGATCCCCTATGGCCTGGAAATGGTGGCGCTGCGCTCGATCCCGTCCGGGGTATTCGGGATCCTGATGAGCTTGGAGCCGGCCACCGCGGCCGCGTTCGCACTGCTGGTGCTCGGCGAGCAGCTGAGTTGGGTCGAGCTGGTGGCGATGGTGTGTGTGGTCATCGCCTCGATCGGCTCGACCCGCAGCCTGGCGTCCGCTCCGGCTCCGAACTGA
- a CDS encoding mechanosensitive ion channel family protein: MNPLALAWVWPDSLIAVGIIVVIAVLTRWLIVRAISLASRSAIKRARAQRDRTLSRAERLLSQATGLDSERAEQRIRTVASLSRNLVSITVVVIGLLTIMSVFDIPTAPLLASAGVGGLVLAFGAQSLIKDFISGIFMIMEDQYGVGDLVDVGEVRGTVEEVGLRVTQVRDLTGTLWYVRNGEILRVGNQSQGWSTAIIDVPVAQDEDSERVIEILDQVAADAEDDEELSKVLLERPAVAGVNSVSATTMIIRMTAKATANQHFGVQRTLLARSMAALAKAGVRGPVTTFGVVGQQ; encoded by the coding sequence ATGAACCCGCTCGCCCTGGCCTGGGTCTGGCCCGACAGTCTGATCGCCGTCGGGATCATCGTGGTGATCGCCGTGCTCACTCGCTGGCTGATCGTCCGCGCCATCAGCCTGGCCAGCCGATCAGCGATCAAGCGTGCCCGGGCCCAGCGCGATCGCACGTTGAGCCGGGCCGAGCGGCTGCTCAGCCAAGCCACCGGGCTCGACTCCGAACGTGCCGAGCAGCGGATCCGGACGGTCGCCTCGCTGTCGCGCAATCTGGTCTCGATCACGGTCGTGGTGATCGGCCTGCTCACCATCATGTCGGTCTTCGACATCCCGACCGCACCGCTGCTGGCCTCAGCCGGGGTCGGCGGTCTGGTGCTGGCCTTCGGCGCACAGAGCCTGATCAAGGACTTCATCTCCGGGATCTTCATGATCATGGAGGACCAGTACGGCGTTGGCGACCTGGTGGACGTCGGCGAGGTCCGCGGCACCGTGGAGGAGGTTGGGCTGCGGGTCACCCAGGTCCGCGACCTGACCGGCACCCTGTGGTACGTCCGCAATGGCGAGATCCTGCGGGTCGGCAACCAGAGCCAGGGCTGGTCGACCGCCATCATCGACGTCCCGGTAGCGCAGGACGAGGACTCGGAGCGGGTGATCGAGATTCTCGACCAGGTCGCCGCCGACGCCGAGGATGACGAGGAGCTCTCCAAGGTGCTGCTGGAGCGTCCTGCCGTGGCCGGAGTGAACTCAGTCTCGGCCACCACGATGATCATCCGGATGACCGCCAAGGCCACCGCGAATCAGCACTTCGGCGTCCAGCGCACTCTGCTGGCTCGCAGCATGGCCGCCCTGGCCAAGGCCGGCGTTCGCGGCCCGGTGACCACCTTCGGCGTGGTCGGCCAGCAGTAG
- a CDS encoding LLM class flavin-dependent oxidoreductase, which yields MQIGLFSVGDVTTDPTTGRTPSEHERIKASVAIARKAEEIGLDVFAIGEHHNPPFHPSSPTTLLGYIAAQTSKIMLSTATTLITTNDPVKIAEDYSVLQHLADGRVDLMLGRGNTGPVYPWFGKDIRDGIDLAVENYALLRRLWREEVVNWEGKFRTPLNGFTLAPQPLDGVAPFVWHGSIRSPQIAEQAAFYGDGFFHNNIFWNMGHTKQMVNLYRRRFEFHGHGPADTAIVGLGGQFFARKNSQDAINEFRPYFDVAPVYGHGPSLEEFMAETPLTVGSPQQVLERTLSFRQHVGHYQRQLFLLDHAGLPLKTVLEQLDILGELLPELRKGFAEGRPAHIPDAPTHASLVAARDAAEATTDERELVGAGEAGR from the coding sequence ATGCAGATCGGGTTGTTCAGCGTCGGTGATGTCACCACCGATCCGACCACCGGGCGGACCCCGAGTGAGCACGAGCGGATCAAGGCCTCGGTCGCCATCGCGCGCAAGGCCGAGGAGATCGGCCTGGACGTCTTCGCGATCGGCGAGCACCACAACCCGCCGTTCCACCCGTCCTCGCCCACCACGCTGCTGGGCTACATCGCCGCGCAAACCTCGAAGATCATGCTCTCCACGGCGACCACGCTGATCACCACGAACGACCCGGTGAAGATCGCCGAGGACTACTCGGTGCTGCAGCACCTGGCCGACGGCCGGGTCGATCTGATGCTCGGCCGCGGCAACACCGGCCCGGTCTACCCCTGGTTCGGCAAGGACATTCGTGACGGCATCGACCTGGCCGTCGAGAACTACGCGCTGCTGCGCCGGCTGTGGCGTGAGGAGGTCGTCAACTGGGAGGGCAAGTTCCGCACCCCGCTGAACGGCTTCACTCTGGCCCCGCAGCCGCTGGACGGGGTGGCCCCGTTCGTCTGGCACGGCTCGATCCGCTCGCCGCAGATCGCCGAGCAGGCCGCCTTCTACGGTGACGGCTTCTTCCACAACAACATCTTCTGGAACATGGGTCACACCAAGCAGATGGTGAACCTGTACCGCCGTCGTTTCGAGTTCCACGGGCACGGCCCGGCCGACACCGCGATCGTCGGGCTCGGCGGCCAGTTCTTCGCCCGCAAGAACTCCCAGGACGCGATCAACGAGTTCCGTCCGTACTTCGACGTGGCTCCGGTCTACGGTCACGGGCCCAGCCTGGAGGAGTTCATGGCCGAGACCCCGCTGACCGTCGGTTCGCCGCAGCAGGTGCTCGAGCGGACGCTGTCCTTCCGCCAGCACGTCGGTCACTACCAGCGTCAGCTGTTCCTGCTCGACCACGCCGGCCTGCCGTTGAAGACCGTCCTGGAGCAGTTGGACATCCTCGGCGAGCTGCTGCCCGAGCTGCGCAAGGGCTTCGCCGAAGGTCGTCCGGCGCACATCCCGGACGCTCCGACCCACGCGTCCCTGGTCGCCGCCCGGGACGCCGCCGAAGCCACCACGGACGAGCGCGAGCTGGTCGGAGCCGGCGAGGCCGGACGATGA
- a CDS encoding CE1759 family FMN reductase produces the protein MTELLVVSSGTGANSSSRLLGTRLGEAAQAALAERGSSVVVNHLELRTIASDLANHLVTGLPSAKLEEAFAQVRAADGVIAVTGVYNGSYTGLFKLFFDALGRDLMRGRPVLPAATGGTARHSLVIEYAMVPLFYYLRALVSAVPVFAATADWGASVGLDARIEQAAEVFVDLVLSSHPDKTDPSFEVSDFSTLPGG, from the coding sequence ATGACCGAACTGCTGGTGGTCAGCTCCGGCACCGGTGCGAACTCCAGCAGCCGGCTGCTCGGAACCCGGCTCGGCGAGGCGGCGCAGGCCGCCCTCGCCGAGCGCGGCAGCTCGGTGGTGGTGAACCACCTGGAGCTGCGCACAATCGCGTCCGACCTGGCCAACCACCTGGTCACCGGGCTACCGAGCGCCAAGCTCGAGGAGGCCTTCGCCCAGGTGCGGGCTGCGGACGGCGTGATCGCGGTGACCGGGGTCTACAACGGCTCCTACACCGGGCTGTTCAAGCTGTTCTTCGATGCGCTGGGTCGTGACCTGATGCGTGGACGGCCGGTGCTCCCGGCCGCGACCGGAGGCACCGCGCGGCACTCGCTGGTGATCGAGTACGCCATGGTGCCGCTCTTCTACTACCTGCGGGCGCTGGTGTCGGCCGTCCCGGTGTTCGCGGCGACTGCCGACTGGGGCGCCTCGGTCGGGTTGGACGCTCGGATCGAGCAGGCCGCCGAGGTCTTCGTGGACCTGGTGCTCAGCTCGCACCCGGACAAGACCGACCCGAGCTTCGAGGTCAGCGACTTCAGCACCCTGCCCGGCGGCTGA
- a CDS encoding septum formation family protein, with the protein MTAGVLKAFAAGALLTVLAGCTSAPAPVPSPSPTVSSSTSALAKLGPGDCLGALDDGSFDLAKVASTSCTGPHHWEVSEVVPLTGEDYPGAIDLKQQADADCGTAFADYVGAEPGYSRYLPSYLVPDETAWSDPSSRRAVCLAGSATEELRASIKGDTQLFARIGECTQSNGAATAPKVVPCTRPHEYEAYAEKQWTGKAAPTKAESEKLYTEVCVKEFTKFVGIDVGRSRYEIAAFVAPADAWDKIADHRLVCTVGTAGGTLTGSVKGSKE; encoded by the coding sequence ATGACGGCTGGAGTGCTCAAGGCGTTCGCCGCAGGCGCGCTGCTGACCGTGCTGGCCGGCTGCACCTCGGCGCCGGCACCGGTGCCGAGCCCCTCCCCGACCGTGTCGAGCAGCACGTCCGCCCTGGCCAAGCTCGGGCCGGGCGACTGCCTTGGCGCCCTGGACGACGGCAGCTTCGACCTCGCCAAGGTGGCATCGACATCCTGCACCGGCCCGCACCACTGGGAGGTCAGCGAGGTCGTCCCGCTCACCGGCGAGGACTACCCCGGCGCGATCGACCTCAAGCAGCAGGCCGACGCCGATTGTGGCACTGCCTTCGCCGACTACGTCGGGGCCGAGCCTGGGTACAGCCGATACCTGCCCAGCTACCTGGTGCCGGACGAGACCGCCTGGTCTGACCCGAGCAGCCGACGGGCGGTCTGCCTGGCCGGCTCGGCCACCGAGGAGTTGCGTGCCTCGATCAAGGGCGACACCCAGCTGTTCGCCCGGATCGGTGAGTGCACCCAGTCCAACGGTGCCGCCACAGCACCCAAGGTGGTCCCGTGCACGAGGCCCCATGAGTACGAGGCCTACGCCGAGAAGCAGTGGACGGGCAAGGCCGCCCCGACCAAGGCCGAATCCGAGAAGCTCTACACCGAGGTCTGCGTGAAGGAGTTCACGAAGTTCGTCGGCATCGATGTGGGACGCTCCCGCTACGAGATCGCCGCCTTCGTGGCGCCGGCCGATGCCTGGGACAAGATCGCCGACCACCGACTTGTCTGCACCGTGGGCACGGCAGGTGGCACCCTCACCGGCTCGGTGAAGGGCAGCAAGGAGTAG